In Microbacterium pumilum, the following proteins share a genomic window:
- a CDS encoding helix-turn-helix domain-containing protein: MHDPSTRQSEAFAAESNLIDFDSYRATVSEAVVALDVHTEHPEEFQGRLDAGTAGDIHVFDIWADEHAVHRTPALVARAPQHFFKFTLVEHGGGMIVQEGRETALQSGDMTIYDTDKPYSLLFDDAVRMSIVMFPKELLDIPAETLGRLTAIRLDGSSGVGAMIRPFVSSLARQVTEVDGHVARRLFRTAIDMVGTLLEANLASALSTGTHDVLVRRILDYIDEHLSVPQLSPAQIAAAHFISVRHLHALFSDQGTTVSTVIRTRRLERCYDELVNPLCAARSVTAIGLENGFVDPAHFSRTFRAHFGVSPSSVRPARA; encoded by the coding sequence ATGCACGATCCATCGACTCGGCAGTCCGAGGCATTCGCCGCCGAATCAAACCTGATCGACTTCGACAGCTATCGAGCGACCGTCTCGGAGGCAGTCGTTGCGCTGGACGTCCACACCGAACATCCCGAGGAGTTCCAGGGGCGTCTCGATGCCGGAACCGCGGGCGACATCCACGTGTTCGATATCTGGGCCGACGAACACGCCGTGCATCGCACCCCTGCCCTGGTCGCCAGGGCCCCGCAGCACTTCTTCAAGTTCACGCTTGTGGAGCACGGCGGCGGAATGATCGTCCAGGAGGGCCGCGAGACGGCGCTCCAGTCCGGCGACATGACGATCTACGACACCGACAAACCCTATTCACTGCTCTTCGACGACGCGGTGCGGATGTCGATCGTCATGTTCCCCAAGGAGCTCCTGGACATCCCGGCCGAGACCTTGGGGCGCCTCACCGCGATACGACTGGACGGCTCGAGCGGTGTCGGCGCGATGATCCGTCCGTTCGTGTCTTCGCTCGCGCGGCAGGTGACCGAGGTCGACGGGCACGTCGCGCGCCGCCTGTTCCGCACCGCGATCGACATGGTGGGAACTCTGCTCGAGGCGAATCTCGCGAGCGCGCTGTCCACCGGCACCCATGACGTGCTGGTGCGTCGCATCCTCGACTACATCGACGAGCACCTCTCAGTGCCCCAGCTGAGCCCGGCACAGATCGCGGCCGCGCATTTCATCTCGGTTCGGCACCTGCACGCGCTGTTCAGCGACCAGGGAACGACGGTGTCCACCGTCATCCGCACTCGACGTCTCGAGCGGTGCTACGACGAGCTCGTCAATCCGCTCTGCGCCGCCCGGTCCGTCACCGCCATCGGACTCGAGAACGGCTTCGTCGACCCTGCCCATTTCAGCCGGACGTTCCGCGCGCACTTCGGTGTCTCGCCGAGCAGTGTGCGGCCGGCGAGGGCCTGA
- a CDS encoding SDR family oxidoreductase produces MPSESNTAERSAFRADLFTGKVAVVTGGTSGIGAATAEYLASLGATVHAVGLGADQNLFPPHLEIDVRELDVTSEEQLRALFADLDRLDILVPAAGISLGERELEWDSFVRVVEIQLLGVYRTIALARELLAADGGGSIITIASMYAYFGGAEIAAYSASKGGVVQLTKSLAQVYAPDGIRVNAVAPGWIETPLLAHLKADAEISARLLSRTPLARFGDAIEIGKAVAFLASDAASFVTGAVLPVDGGYLVTGI; encoded by the coding sequence ATGCCTTCGGAGTCGAACACCGCCGAGCGGAGTGCCTTCCGCGCAGATCTCTTCACCGGAAAGGTGGCCGTCGTCACGGGCGGCACGTCCGGAATCGGCGCTGCGACCGCGGAGTATCTGGCGAGCCTCGGCGCAACGGTTCACGCCGTCGGGCTCGGCGCCGATCAGAACCTGTTCCCGCCACATCTCGAAATCGATGTCCGCGAACTGGACGTCACGAGCGAAGAGCAGCTTCGCGCGCTCTTCGCCGACCTCGACCGCCTCGACATCCTGGTACCCGCCGCCGGCATCAGCCTCGGAGAGCGCGAGCTCGAGTGGGACTCGTTCGTCCGAGTCGTCGAGATCCAGCTGCTGGGCGTCTACCGCACCATCGCGCTCGCGCGTGAACTGCTCGCCGCCGACGGCGGCGGATCCATCATCACTATCGCGTCCATGTACGCGTACTTCGGTGGCGCGGAGATAGCCGCGTACTCCGCTTCGAAAGGCGGCGTCGTGCAGCTGACGAAGTCACTGGCCCAGGTATATGCGCCGGACGGAATCCGAGTGAACGCGGTGGCACCAGGTTGGATCGAGACACCGCTGCTCGCTCATCTGAAGGCGGATGCCGAGATCAGCGCTCGGCTGTTGTCGCGGACTCCGCTCGCCCGCTTCGGCGACGCGATCGAGATAGGGAAAGCTGTCGCCTTCCTCGCATCCGATGCGGCATCCTTCGTCACGGGAGCGGTTCTCCCCGTCGACGGCGGGTACCTTGTCACCGGCATCTAG
- a CDS encoding aldehyde dehydrogenase family protein has translation MSDSTIVRDEAGLLERIQAPEGAGREIPDAATRDVIGRAPVHTVEDLDAAVARARKAQPGWDALGHEKRTEMLLAAADAIDANAEALARLLSREQGKPLNGPNARFELGACSAWLRTAATTVLEPEVIIDDGEAHAVLHYRAAGVVGAIGPWNWPLMITIWQIGPALRMGNTVVVKPSDYTPLSVLALLAVMNEALPENVLIGISGDGAVGARLAAHPEIDKVMFTGSTATGRKIIEGSAGNLARLTLELGGNDAGIVLPGTDAKAIAEDLFWGAFINTGQTCAALKRLYVHDSIYEEVVEALAEFAVRMPMGNGLDEVNVLGPLQNKAQFDIVSGLVDDARANGGRVVTGGSPASELGELFYPITIVADVVDGVALVDKEQFGPALPVIRYHDVEDAIASANRLDVGLGASVWGDRDEARRVAARIQSGTVWINSHGGVHPMIPFGGVKSSGYGLEFGVEGLKSVAVPQIING, from the coding sequence ATGTCCGATTCCACGATCGTCCGAGACGAAGCCGGATTGCTCGAGCGAATCCAGGCGCCTGAGGGAGCGGGTCGCGAGATTCCGGATGCTGCGACACGAGATGTCATCGGTCGTGCACCCGTGCACACCGTCGAGGATCTCGATGCCGCAGTCGCACGGGCGAGGAAGGCCCAACCAGGCTGGGACGCGCTCGGGCACGAAAAGCGCACGGAAATGCTTCTTGCAGCCGCGGACGCGATCGACGCGAACGCCGAGGCACTCGCCCGGCTGCTCTCGCGCGAACAGGGGAAACCGCTCAACGGACCGAACGCGCGATTCGAGCTCGGCGCATGCTCAGCGTGGCTGCGCACGGCGGCCACGACGGTGCTCGAGCCCGAGGTCATCATCGACGACGGCGAGGCTCACGCCGTGCTCCACTACCGCGCGGCAGGGGTCGTCGGCGCCATCGGGCCATGGAACTGGCCCCTGATGATAACGATCTGGCAGATCGGCCCCGCGCTGCGGATGGGCAACACCGTCGTGGTGAAGCCGAGCGACTACACGCCTCTCAGCGTTCTCGCTCTGCTCGCCGTGATGAATGAGGCTCTCCCGGAGAACGTGCTCATCGGCATCTCCGGCGACGGCGCCGTCGGTGCCCGACTGGCCGCTCACCCCGAGATCGACAAGGTGATGTTCACGGGGTCGACCGCGACCGGCCGGAAGATCATCGAGGGCTCGGCGGGGAATCTGGCGCGCCTCACCCTGGAGCTCGGCGGCAATGACGCCGGGATCGTTCTGCCTGGCACGGATGCCAAGGCGATCGCCGAAGACCTGTTCTGGGGAGCCTTCATCAACACCGGTCAGACCTGTGCCGCGCTCAAGCGTCTCTACGTGCACGACTCCATCTACGAAGAGGTCGTCGAGGCGCTTGCCGAATTCGCAGTGCGGATGCCGATGGGCAACGGTCTCGACGAAGTCAACGTCCTCGGCCCACTGCAGAACAAGGCTCAGTTCGACATCGTGAGCGGACTCGTCGACGACGCTCGGGCCAACGGCGGTCGCGTCGTCACGGGCGGCAGCCCTGCGTCCGAACTCGGGGAGCTCTTCTACCCCATCACCATCGTCGCCGATGTCGTCGACGGTGTCGCGCTCGTTGACAAGGAGCAGTTCGGGCCGGCGCTTCCCGTCATCCGCTATCACGATGTGGAGGACGCCATCGCGAGTGCGAATCGCCTCGACGTCGGACTCGGCGCTTCGGTGTGGGGCGACCGCGACGAAGCGCGGCGGGTGGCTGCCCGGATCCAGTCGGGAACCGTGTGGATCAACTCGCACGGTGGCGTTCACCCGATGATCCCTTTCGGTGGGGTGAAGAGCTCGGGCTACGGGCTCGAGTTCGGCGTCGAAGGACTCAAGTCCGTAGCCGTTCCGCAGATCATCAACGGCTGA
- a CDS encoding LacI family DNA-binding transcriptional regulator, giving the protein MSTALGPPAAPFANRTDPLRRRVRLSDVADRAGVAASTASTALNGGSNVAASTRARVLRAADELRYSGADPWARALRTRQSKTICVIPEPGALARSPEHVLRLLELVGDCISENGGFVLWMSVKHESAPMPQCIPVDGVVVLGEMSSELRRELESCRMPIAGLDLSSVRDDVIRGLSEVCVGFGDDEVRHPS; this is encoded by the coding sequence GTGAGCACCGCTCTGGGCCCGCCGGCCGCTCCGTTCGCGAACCGCACCGATCCCCTCCGGCGACGAGTGCGGCTGTCGGACGTCGCGGATCGCGCCGGAGTGGCGGCGTCCACTGCATCCACAGCGCTGAACGGCGGGTCCAACGTCGCCGCATCGACCCGCGCCAGAGTCCTTCGTGCGGCTGATGAGCTCAGATACAGCGGCGCTGATCCCTGGGCACGAGCGCTGCGGACGCGGCAGTCGAAGACGATCTGCGTGATTCCAGAACCAGGAGCGCTCGCACGGAGCCCGGAGCACGTGCTCCGTCTCCTCGAGCTCGTCGGTGACTGCATCTCCGAGAACGGCGGATTCGTGCTCTGGATGTCTGTGAAGCACGAGTCCGCGCCGATGCCGCAATGCATCCCCGTGGACGGTGTCGTCGTCCTCGGCGAAATGTCGTCGGAGCTTCGACGAGAGCTGGAGTCGTGCCGGATGCCCATTGCCGGCCTCGACCTGTCCTCCGTCCGGGATGACGTCATCCGCGGCCTCTCGGAGGTGTGCGTCGGTTTCGGCGATGATGAGGTGCGGCATCCCTCGTGA
- a CDS encoding GMC family oxidoreductase codes for MPELSAIVVGAGTSGAILTRRLVDAGVSVTLLEAGGEDTNAAIHDPMRMGELWHSPDDWDYHTIPQEHAGDRRLHLPRGKVLGGSHALNAMIWVRCAPADFDHWAALGNPGWEWNDVLPVYKAIEDFSGGASDVRGADGLLPVTDDYDLAPIQESIIEAGVQEGLEHNPDYNGDHLDGISQQQITMRDGKRVNTWMAYLKPVRDRVDIRTGSHVHSVIVEQGRAVGVRYRQSGADHEARADVIVLSAGALDSPAILLRSGIGPAAHLASLGIDVVLDAAGVGENLHDHLLSPVIFTTTEKPVGPPTPGVSVTQTHLFWRSRPDLEVPDTQPINFSVPMFGDDLEPRAADGFSLMAGIVTPKSRGTLRLSGPGLDDPVLIDLQALADPDDVRALIASVRQCRSIGRQPALADEWGAVEIYPGTDISDDDLEQYVRSTAITYHHQVGTCRMGIDADAVVDPRLRVHGIENLRVVDASIMPRITTGNTNAPAALIGELGARFLLKDAGLLP; via the coding sequence ATGCCTGAATTGAGCGCGATCGTTGTCGGCGCTGGGACCTCCGGGGCGATTCTGACGCGCCGCCTCGTGGACGCCGGCGTGTCGGTGACCCTGCTGGAAGCCGGGGGCGAGGACACGAACGCGGCGATTCACGATCCGATGAGGATGGGTGAGCTGTGGCACAGCCCGGATGACTGGGATTACCACACCATTCCTCAGGAGCACGCGGGGGATCGTCGCCTGCACCTGCCACGCGGCAAGGTGCTCGGTGGATCCCACGCGCTGAACGCGATGATCTGGGTGCGTTGCGCGCCCGCCGACTTCGACCACTGGGCGGCACTGGGCAACCCCGGATGGGAATGGAACGACGTGCTCCCCGTCTACAAAGCCATCGAAGACTTCTCGGGGGGCGCATCAGACGTGCGCGGCGCCGACGGCCTGCTGCCGGTGACCGACGACTACGATCTCGCACCGATCCAGGAATCGATCATCGAGGCCGGGGTGCAGGAGGGACTCGAGCACAACCCGGACTACAACGGGGACCACCTCGACGGGATCTCCCAGCAGCAGATCACGATGCGGGATGGCAAGCGCGTCAACACGTGGATGGCGTACCTGAAACCCGTCCGCGACCGTGTCGACATCAGGACGGGAAGTCACGTCCATTCCGTGATCGTCGAGCAGGGCCGCGCCGTCGGCGTGCGCTACCGCCAGTCGGGAGCGGATCACGAAGCTCGTGCTGACGTCATCGTGCTTTCGGCAGGCGCCCTCGACTCGCCCGCCATCCTGCTGCGCTCGGGCATCGGGCCCGCCGCGCACCTGGCGTCACTCGGCATCGACGTCGTGCTCGACGCCGCCGGAGTCGGCGAGAACCTCCATGATCACCTGCTGTCGCCCGTCATCTTCACCACGACCGAGAAACCCGTCGGACCTCCGACGCCAGGGGTGTCGGTCACGCAGACGCACCTGTTCTGGAGGAGTCGGCCCGACCTCGAGGTGCCCGATACGCAGCCGATCAACTTCTCCGTTCCGATGTTCGGCGACGATCTCGAGCCGAGGGCTGCAGACGGCTTCTCGCTGATGGCCGGCATCGTCACACCCAAGAGCAGGGGAACACTTCGACTGTCGGGCCCGGGGCTCGATGACCCGGTGCTGATCGACCTGCAGGCGCTCGCCGATCCCGACGACGTACGCGCCCTCATCGCCTCCGTTCGTCAGTGTCGCTCGATCGGTCGTCAGCCGGCGCTCGCCGACGAGTGGGGTGCCGTCGAGATCTATCCCGGCACCGACATCTCGGACGACGACCTCGAGCAGTACGTCCGCTCGACGGCGATCACCTACCACCACCAGGTGGGCACGTGCCGCATGGGGATCGACGCCGACGCGGTCGTGGACCCGCGGCTCAGGGTGCACGGCATCGAAAATCTCCGGGTCGTCGATGCGTCGATCATGCCCCGCATCACCACGGGCAACACGAACGCGCCGGCTGCCCTCATCGGCGAGCTCGGCGCCCGGTTCCTCCTCAAGGACGCCGGGCTGCTGCCCTAG